The Pyricularia oryzae 70-15 chromosome 5, whole genome shotgun sequence genome includes a region encoding these proteins:
- a CDS encoding DNA cross-link repair protein SNM1 encodes MGAVTKTSKTPRSMAKTTPARQVFTSASKKKPAPNASILSFFKKTPAPEETLFVGNEVSAAAFVAEEDLNDVDDPTAERFNEVDVPVKRRKLSCDDREKDAPAHAVVKEEDPVKDPRAKSPTSQPARKPTKKGPFLDDDDSDDDSDDSHHTDHDNRPAKRKIESPKRIPETDQESKALQPKESLLPVSPSATHNQNTDLIQEEQEHDDFGDNPEGPEWGDIDDADEAGEEGLERRYMEYQARIEAQEFETAITNSSDEVSGPTDGAECCPICFSSLAGVTAEQASVHVNSCLDGKPTPLPNQPKSNIPAPKTTKNSPPSEQNKVVESSKMSRRFARAAIARPGQANPITLDAPATSASIGNTSAFSKLMSGHAENNAWAAAAAAEQSSRGRQAYERTCPFYKIMPGLSICVDAFRYGAVQGCNAYFLSHFHSDHYIGLTANWTHGPIYCSKVTGSLIKSQLRTAAKYVVELEFEERFVVPGTEGVVVTMIPANHCPGSSLFLFEKTLGKGSSARAQRILHCGDFRACPAHIAHPQLMPEVIDSISGKIKKQKIDICYLDTTYLNPRYSFPPQEVVIRSCAELCAALHRGLQEKDESVWTKILRRREGVSDNDVSRFFINSDGSGQSPTKKGSSSACNNHPSALTALNPKSRLLVVCGTYSIGKERICKAIAQALRTKIFASAHKIRIIAQLGDPELTALMTSNPAEAQVHMQMLSEIRPETLSDYLATYRAHFGRIVGFRPSGWNYRPAGTAANANASPSSVAMTTLLHGGNWRPQYASKDLVPQRGSTNEAMCFGVPYSEHSSFRELAMFIMSLHIEKVVPTVNVGSEVGRKRMKGWTDRWLAERRRGGLTRLIQDGEGEEGQAAEQNSRTLWDGKSNQGGDLRW; translated from the coding sequence ATGGGAGCGGTTACGAAAACATCGAAAACTCCTCGTTCAATGGCAAAAACGACCCCCGCTAGACAAGTCTTTACATCTGCGTCCAAGAAGAAGCCCGCACCAAACGCGAGCATTTTGAGCTTTTTCAAGAAGACCCCAGCGCCCGAGGAAACTTTATTTGTAGGAAATGAGGTGTCGGCAGCTGCTTTCGTGGCAGAAGAAGACTTGAATGACGTTGACGATCCTACCGCAGAACGGTTCAATGAGGTTGATGTTCCGGTCAAAAGACGCAAGCTCAGTTGTGACGACCGGGAGAAGGATGCGCCGGCTCATGCAGTCGTAAAAGAGGAAGACCCGGTCAAAGATCCGAGAGCCAAATCTCCAACATCCCAACCAGCTCGAAAGCCCACCAAGAAAGGCCCCTTTCTGGATGACGACGATTCGGACGATGATTCAGACGACAGCCACCATACAGATCATGATAATAGACCAGCGAAGCGCAAGATAGAATCGCCTAAAAGGATTCCAGAAACGGATCAAGAATCAAAAGCCCTTCAGCCCAAAGAAAGTCTGTTACCCGTATCTCCCTCAGCGACCCACAACCAAAATACAGATCTAATTCAGGAGGAGCAGGAACATGACGACTTTGGCGATAATCCAGAGGGGCCCGAGTGGGGGGATATTGACGATGCCGACGAGGCAGGTGAGGAAGGTTTGGAAAGGCGGTATATGGAATACCAGGCTCGAATAGAGGCCCAAGAATTCGAGACGGCTATCACCAACAGCTCTGATGAAGTGTCGGGCCCTACCGATGGTGCAGAATGCTGTCCTATATGCTTTTCTAGCCTGGCTGGAGTAACAGCTGAACAGGCGAGTGTTCATGTCAACAGCTGTCTTGACGGAAAGCCCACGCCGCTGCCCAACCAACCAAAGTCGAATATCCCTGCGCCCAAGACTACAAAAAATTCCCCGCCATCGGAACAAAACAAGGTAGTCGAATCCTCAAAAATGAGCAGGCGATTTGCTCGTGCAGCCATTGCACGCCCAGGTCAGGCGAACCCTATCACGCTTGATGCGCCAGCGACCTCGGCCTCCATTGGTAATACGTCGGCATTTTCCAAACTGATGTCGGGTCACGCCGAGAACAATGCTTGGGCGGCCGCCGCTGCGGCAGAACAATCCTCCCGCGGCAGACAAGCTTACGAGCGGACATGTCCATTTTACAAGATCATGCCGGGCCTCTCTATATGCGTGGATGCGTTCCGGTATGGTGCTGTGCAGGGCTGCAACGCGTATTTCCTGAGCCACTTCCACAGCGATCATTATATTGGTTTGACTGCCAACTGGACACATGGTCCTATATATTGCAGCAAGGTGACAGGAAGTCTCATCAAGTCGCAATTACGGACAGCGGCCAAGTACGTGGTCGAGTTGGAGTTTGAAGAACGGTTCGTTGTGCCCGGGACTGAGGGCGTAGTGGTGACGATGATCCCGGCAAATCACTGTCCAGGGAGTTCCCTCTTTTTATTCGAGAAGACGTTAGGCAAGGGAAGCAGTGCGAGGGCACAGCGCATCCTGCACTGTGGAGATTTCCGGGCATGTCCTGCTCATATCGCTCACCCTCAGCTCATGCCAGAGGTCATTGACAGCATATCAGGCAAGatcaagaagcaaaagatcgATATCTGCTACCTTGACACAACGTATCTCAACCCGCGCTATTCATTCCCACCCCAGGAAGTTGTCATAAGATCATGTGCCGAATTATGCGCCGCGCTGCACCGCGGCTTGCAAGAGAAAGACGAGTCTGTATGGACAAAGATCCTGCGCCGACGTGAAGGCGTCTCGGATAATGACGTGAGCCGCTTCTTCATCAATAGCGACGGTTCGGGCCAATCtccaacaaaaaagggtagTTCAAGCGCGTGTAACAACCATCCAAGTGCGTTGACTGCACTTAACCCAAAATCACGCCTACTGGTGGTTTGTGGAACGTACAGCATTGGCAAGGAGCGTATCTGCAAGGCAATAGCCCAGGCCTTGCGCACCAAAATATTTGCATCGGCGCACAAGATCCGCATCATTGCGCAACTGGGCGACCCCGAGTTGACGGCATTGATGACCTCGAATCCCGCCGAGGCGCAAGTTCACATGCAGATGCTCTCCGAGATCCGGCCAGAGACACTCTCCGACTATCTCGCCACATACCGCGCCCATTTTGGCCGCATTGTGGGGTTTCGTCCTTCCGGATGGAACTACCGACCAGCGGGGACGGCTGCGAATGCCAACGCTTCCCCGTCATCTGTGGCAATGACGACTCTGCTGCACGGCGGAAATTGGAGGCCGCAATACGCATCCAAGGACCTCGTGCCGCAGCGCGGGAGCACCAACGAGGCCATGTGCTTTGGCGTTCCTTATAGCGAACACAGTTCCTTCCGCGAGTTGGCCATGTTCATCATGAGTCTTCATATCGAGAAGGTCGTTCCCACCGTGAACGTGGGAAGCGAGGTTGGGCGCAAGAGGATGAAGGGTTGGACTGACCGCTGGCTGGCAGAGCGTCGCAGGGGTGGTCTTACCAGGCTTATTCAGGATGGGGAGGGAGAGGAAGGACAGGCTGCTGAACAGAACTCGAGGACTCTCTGGGATGGGAAAAGTAACCAGGGGGGTGATTTGCGATGGTGA
- a CDS encoding U6 snRNA-associated Sm-like protein LSm2, translating to MLFFSFFKTLIDVEITVELKNSIQIRGTLKSVDQYLNLKLDDISVVEDIKYPHLSAVKNVFIRGSVVRYIHLPASHVDVPLLEDATRREAASTAAKR from the exons ATGTTATTTTTCAG TTTCTTCAAGACGCTGATCGACGTCGAGATCACCGTTGAGCTCAAGAACAGCATCCAGATCCGCGGCACCCTCAAGAGCGTTGATCAGTACCTGAACCTCAAGCTTGACGACATATCCGTCGTTGAGGACATCAAGTATCCGCACCTG AGCGCCGTCAAGAATGTCTTTATCCGTGGAAGCGTAGTCAGGTACATCCACCTGCCCGCTTCCCACGTCGACGTCCCGCTTCTGGAGGATGCGACGAGGAGGGAGGCGGCTTCTACGGCGGCGAAGCGTTAA